The window GCGGCGCTGCTGGCGCTGATGGGCGTGCCCGTGGTGTTGGGGCGGCGTCGCGGGAAGTAGCCGACGGATGCCACCCGCCGGACGGGCCCGGTGCTGAGGTCGTTCAGCAGCGAACCGTCGAACCGTCGCCCCCGAACGATGCAATCCATCGGCTAGCGGATTGCCTACGGGTCGGCTGGCTCGGACGCTTCGTCCTCCACCCCGTCCGAGTACGCCGGCAGTTTCCAGTCGTACCGCAACGCGGCCAGGCGGAACGCGATGATCAGCGTGACCCCGATCGGCGCCGCGAAGCCGTTGGCCGCGGGGAACTGCTTGAGGCCGGCGTACAGCAGCGCGCCGGTGAACGAGCAGGTCGCGTACATCGGCGTCGACGGTCGGAAGATGCTGGGGATGCGGTTGCAGATCGTGTCGGCCATCACGCCGCCGAAGGTGCCGGTCACCGCGCCCATCATCGCGGCGATGAACAGCGGCGCGCCCTCGGCCAACGCGGCGCCTGCGCCGGCGATGCTGAAGAACGCCAGGCCGATGGCGTCGGGGATGTTCAGGCTCCGCTCGGTCTGCTCCGGGAGCTTCGGCAGGAAGAACGCCGCCACGGCCATCGCGAACACAATCACGGGGTAGTGCGGGGCCGCGATCCAGAACAGCGGGTGGCGGTCGAGGAACAGGTCGCGCAGCGTGCCGCCGCCGAACGCGACCATGAACGCCACGCTGTACACCCCGACAAAGTCGAGCTTCAGCCGTCGCGCCAGCAGCACGCCGTACAACGCGCTGAACACAACCGCCAGGAATTCGACAATCTGCAGCATTTGGGGGCGGTGCGGCGGTTGGGAGGGGGGGTGGGATGGGGGTAGCCCCTCATTCTAGCACCGGGCCCCCGGGCGTTCGATTGCCCGCAGCCTTGGGTTGCCGGGCCTGCTCGCCGGGACGCGGCTGCGGGCGGTATCCACGCAAGGTGGTTCGATTCGTGCCAATCGGAGAATCGGCGGGGGGCCACTGCCTGCGCAGGCAGCCCCGTGCGTGCCTTCGCGGCATTGGCATAGGGAGTGCACTTAAGAGGGGCATAACCGTAACGAAACAACCGTCTAGGAGTACGCCATGACCATTACTGCCGTAAGCCCTGCTACGAACAAGCCGATCAAGACCTTCAAAGAGATGTCGAAGAAGGAGTGCCTGGCGGCTGTCGGCAAGGCCGACGACGCGTACCAGCAGTGGCGCGCCACTTCGTACGATCAGCGGAAGCAGGTGATCCTGGCGTTTGCCAAGGAGCTCCGCAACCGGACCGACGAGCTCGCCCGGCTGATCACGCTCGACATGGGCAAGCGGATCTCCGAGAGCCGCCGCGAGATCGAGTACTGCGCCGAGATCGCCGAGTTCTACGCCAACGGCGCCGAGGAGTTCCTGGCCGACCAGCCGATGGACCGCGTCCCCGAGAACGCCTACCTGCACTACGAGCCGCTCGGCGTGCTGCTGGGCGTGATGCCGTGGAACTTCCCGTTCTACCAGGTCGTCCGGTTCGCCACGCCCAACCTGATGGCGGGCAACACCGTGCTGGTCAAGCACGCCAGCAACGTGCCGCAGTGCGCCCAGGCGATCGAGAGCCTGTTCGCCGAGTGCGGCCTGCCCGACGGCGCGTACGCCAACCTGTTTGTCCCGACCGACTACGTCGAGGACATCATCGCCGACCACCGCGTGCAGGGCGTGTCGCTGACCGGCAGCGAGAAGGCCGGCGCGGCGGTCGCCGAGTTGGCGGGCAAGCACCTGAAGCGGTCGGTGCTGGAGCTCGGCGGCAACGACCCGTTCATCGTGCTCGAGGACGCCGACATCGCCCAGGCGGCCGAGCTGGCCGTGCAGGGCCGGATGGTCAACGCCGGCCAGTCGTGCGTCGCGTCTAAGCGGTTCATTGTCGTCAAGTCCGTGGCCGATGAGTTCCTCGAGCGCTTCAAGGAGGCATTGGGAGAGCTTGAGCCCGGCGACCCGCTCAACGAAGACACGACCCTCGCGCCGCTCTCGACCGAGGACGCCGCGCAGCAGCTGCACGACCAGGTGCAGAGCGCCATCGACGCCGGCGCAACCGTGCTGCTCGGCGGCGACCGCCCCGACCGCGACGGCGCCTACTTCAACCCGACGATCCTGACCGGCGTCACGCCCGACTCGCCGACCTTCGACCAGGAGCTGTTCGGCCCCGTGGCCACCGTGTACGTCGTGAAGGACGAGGACGAGGCCGTCGAGCTCGCCAACCGCTCGTCGTATGGTTTAGGCGGCAGCGTCTACACCCAGGACAAAGACCGCGGCCAAAGAGTCGCCGAACGGGTCGAAACCGGTATGATGTTCCTCAACCAGCCAACCAAGTCCCAGGCCGAGCTGCCGTTCGGCGGCATCAAGAACTCCGGCTACGGCCGCGAGCTGTCGCATCTCGGGATCCTGGAGTTCGTGAACAAGAAGCTGGTTCATCTGGGGTAGGGCGCCCGTTGAAGCAGCGCAGGTCCGGCTGCGAGTAGCGTTAATCCGACTCTGCTAGGGCGCCTCCTTTGCCGCCAAGGAACGCCATTCCCTCTACCGGGCTGCTGCGTCTTCAGTGCCGCCCTGCAAGCCGGGGTTTGTCGGAATTTCATCGGGACCAGCTCTCGGATTTCATCGATTCCCGGTCGGCGGAGGTGGGCTTGGCGATCGTGCCGTAAAGAAAATCTCCGATCGGCAACGCAACGTTGAAGTTCTTGTTGGGGTGCCGATGGTGCAGGAAGTGGTGCCTCGCGACAAACTTGTAGAGCGGCCAGCTTGAGAAGAAACGATCCTCGGGCTTGTGCATCTCCATGTGCACCTGATTCCATAGAACGTGGTGCAGACACACGACGATCGGAAACATGAGCGCGGCCGTCGTCGAGAAACAATAGAGCAGCAGGCTGACGGGCAGTGACTCGATTAATC is drawn from Posidoniimonas polymericola and contains these coding sequences:
- a CDS encoding trimeric intracellular cation channel family protein yields the protein MLQIVEFLAVVFSALYGVLLARRLKLDFVGVYSVAFMVAFGGGTLRDLFLDRHPLFWIAAPHYPVIVFAMAVAAFFLPKLPEQTERSLNIPDAIGLAFFSIAGAGAALAEGAPLFIAAMMGAVTGTFGGVMADTICNRIPSIFRPSTPMYATCSFTGALLYAGLKQFPAANGFAAPIGVTLIIAFRLAALRYDWKLPAYSDGVEDEASEPADP
- a CDS encoding NAD-dependent succinate-semialdehyde dehydrogenase, with product MTITAVSPATNKPIKTFKEMSKKECLAAVGKADDAYQQWRATSYDQRKQVILAFAKELRNRTDELARLITLDMGKRISESRREIEYCAEIAEFYANGAEEFLADQPMDRVPENAYLHYEPLGVLLGVMPWNFPFYQVVRFATPNLMAGNTVLVKHASNVPQCAQAIESLFAECGLPDGAYANLFVPTDYVEDIIADHRVQGVSLTGSEKAGAAVAELAGKHLKRSVLELGGNDPFIVLEDADIAQAAELAVQGRMVNAGQSCVASKRFIVVKSVADEFLERFKEALGELEPGDPLNEDTTLAPLSTEDAAQQLHDQVQSAIDAGATVLLGGDRPDRDGAYFNPTILTGVTPDSPTFDQELFGPVATVYVVKDEDEAVELANRSSYGLGGSVYTQDKDRGQRVAERVETGMMFLNQPTKSQAELPFGGIKNSGYGRELSHLGILEFVNKKLVHLG